The window ACCTTATAAATGTATGAATAGAAATTTAGCCTCTTCATATTCACTTACAAAACTGCACTATGAAAATTTTTAATCATAGCATGACAGAAATTACTCTGGGAGTAGAGTGAAATATGTGCTCAAATTTCACATGTTGAAAGATTTGCTGACATGGTAATAGCAAGCAGAGGTTAATTGTACCatcaaatatttgctatagCAGAGCTACTCAGCTAAGGGCTACATAAGCAAAGTTTTAGGAAAAGGCATAAGTGTGACAGCTGTATAATACCAAATGAAATTATATATCTAGGACAATTTTTAGCAATCTCATCTATTTACAGGAATCATGAGAATATTTCTCATACTAGCAGGCTAAAGGTACGACATCATGTAACGATTTTATCGCAGGTTCTgaccgaaattcacagaattgtcagagctgtgcatgcacaccgaaatcgttgAAGaaagcttttaattggctaaacaaattattagcgagcacgattctagcagcctTTTCGGATTTTTTAATCAGATTCTTTTGAAAACATCAATTACCAGCTTTTTTTCATAACCGCtaacataacataatattattttattgaagtgTGCCAGAGAAAGCATTAACAAcataacaaaacaaatttgcatcactttaatttattaaaagttgtttttattttaattttgatccAGTTGTGCAGTTCATATTCACAGACCCTCTATAAGTACCATTTTTTTACATGGAAGAAATCATCACACatgattttttaaccctttcacaggCAAGTTTTATTGGGCAATTTGAGACCCCCGGGGCagattaatttttcacaaattgattaaaaaaaaaattgatacacttttatttatgatattgtatatgtgtatagtgtttttattatacaggtaaatacaaataaacatttataagtcaaattcttatataagtgtttctctagctatagtaattttggaagcatttgcccttgcagaggcCTACACTACAGTCTTGACATCATGTGCTTATTATTGTTCCTCTATAGCTTTGCCTTTAGCCTTTTGAGGAcgccatgacagtaaaagaaagttgttgcactctgggaaaatattcagaaagcagtaacagaagcataaacaagctacaaacaaaaatctccattttattcaaatacgtttttatttcagatttttcgtttgtttagtattgcaaaaacgatcattttttttctcaaaacggctaattttttggttgctaacagagaccaatatatttttgtttattattagtaaaaaaactaaataaaaaaacgcaataagctaaccagaaatcaatttataaaaaacattcacgtggcgacataatagtcacTCTGCCCAGTGGCGTCAGTATCGCGAAACGACAATAATGTCACTCtgcctgccaaagggttaaggaTGAgttaaatcatttgattttagTCGGCCAGCCCTGAGTCCAAGACACATAACGCGACACGCAAAAATACTAACGCTAAAATGTTAAACAATTGCAATACGTGATGGCTAAAAATTCTTGAAACATTACGGCTTATAAACCAAATTGAAAAAGCATACAAAAATAAGATATTAAATGTaaacatgataaaaaaataggtagaattaaataatttaaactgCACAAGAGTAAATCAAGGTAAGTTAAACGGCATATTTCTATCACTTACTCTACCACCACCAAACCTACACATTGTCAAACCTACACATTGTCAAACCTACACATTGTCAAACCTACACATTGTCAAACCTACACATTGTCAAACCTACACATTGTCAAACCTACACATTGTCAAACCTACACATTGTCAAACCTACACATTGTCAAACCTACACATTGTCAAACCTACACATTGTCAAACCTACACATTGTCAAACCTACACATTGTCAAACCTACACATTGTCAAACCTACACATTGTCAAACCTACACATTGTCAAACCTACACATTGTCAAACCTACACATTGTCAAACCTACACATTGTCAAACCTACACATTGTCAAACCTACACATTGCCAAACCTACACTTATCTCCGTGCCtctaaagtaaaataataataaaatcgttttcataatatttattactttgttgGCCTTTTCCATACTACCAATGACCATAATTGAAATTCAGTGCTGCCTTTTCATTGCCAATGATGATTGAATTTAGCTATTTCAATTGCGCAGCGAAGCATGATCTTTGTTGAATCACAGCTCAATAGATCATTTGATAATGGCAAAGCATTGAATTCCTCTCAACTCAATACCCCATCACGAAGAGATTGTTTATaatgaattttaaaaacattcagacaattattaaaaattagttttgtatTCTTTGCCAAGGTGAAATAATTTTGTCATTAAAATTGTTGGTTATTTGACTTTCACGATGGTAAATAAGAATTATAAATGATCAAGAAATATGTTACGAAGATGCAACATAAACTTTGTTTTTCAACCTGATCCTACACCTGAGCGTATGCCGCTTCGTAGTTTTGCTTCGGTTTTATTTTCTCGTACTTTCAGTGTACACGGGATTAAGAAACTTTAGCCGCTTTGTGAGGTATACGTTTCCAGTATAGTTAGAAAGTTTCAAGCTGATTGGGCTGTTGGTTCTTGAGATATCATCAGATACCATGAGAAATACTGAGGAGACTTCTGACTGAAACATGGCTGAAGAAACAACATTAGTTTCTAAGATTTATAGCACATATAGTAAAAGCAAAGCAAAAGGCGCCGcaaactgataataaaaattaaaactcagacaaaccaaagtgaagaaaaaattaaaactcaGTTCTAAGTGTGTGTTcagtaagataaattcatttacatttaaattacGAGTCTAGTGTAGCAAGCGCATTACTGTCAAGTCTCTCCCCCACCGCCATTAACCACTACGCCTGTCTCGAAGGTATGAATTCCATCCAgaactgtacatagtaatgttacattttattggagattataacaattaaataggtatttgtttcACTTTGCGAACGTAGGttctgaattacaacaattaaaaacacattttttcatcgtaatatcctgtttttaggTAGTTTTTGATTGTATGGGagcggattaatttgtatttagttattttatagagaaaatattgccttgagatatgagaacattgacatacgagctcagtcatGGAACGCATTATTAACATcttatgttgaggtatgactgtaatagATTTCTACTTTTTCATCGAGGTGTACAAGCTTGAAGTTTCAAAATGATATTCAGTTGAGAAGCGAGTGTCtacttaatttttaaatatataatttaggtTTTCACATTAGGTCTTCAAATAGTCTACACATGAATGTACTTTTTAGTGCTATATATAAATGGGTTTACCTAATGTATTTATCATTGATTTTCCACTCTAGAATGAATTAAACTAAACATTTGTATCACTCATTTGTGGATATGCCTGTTACAACAACCGACGGTTATGACACACACagcaaatgatgcaaagaaATAACCATAACATGTCAAAATTTAACAGTACACTGATCCGGTAAACACTGATCCGGCAAATGGTCTCTAAGGCCTTTAGTCATATTAAAACCAATGGGCATCTGTCATCCAGATGAAACACAAGCCAAGAGTCTACTCACCTAGTTCTTTAGAATAAAAACCATCTAGTTGACCTGAAAGGTTAAGTTTCCTCTGACCAGGTAAGATATTCGAAGGTGCACCGGTGTCATCATTTGAAATGGTCATGTTTTCCTTTTCAGATATCTGACGACTTGAATTCTGGTACATGAGCTTCAAAGTTCGTTCTGCAATACAACTCAAACCTCTAGtctcacgcacacacacacacgcacgcacacatacagtgaaactcggctaactcgaccttcatgggaccgagagaaagtgttcgagttatcaaagcgttcaagttatgagaacaccgccacaagtgcatgtatttatcagtacatatacaaactatatatacatcaaaagcattgattgctcgTTGCAAGTTgaggggcctctcatgtaatgttttaacaatttttatcagaaagtataaatatttccctattacttgagattgtttgttttaggtgatgtgattgccaggacgttttcagattaaaataagcaaaacttgcacgcggttaaaacgctcagtaaaaaaagacatttttattttgagtgttttaacaaaaaccaattttgtcgatttttctgtaagtttatctgaaggttaccttgCTTTCTGAaggctatccccaagcggatgtttggtaaaatttgattttttgcaaacctttagaagaGTCATTAACGAAAATCTTTTGCTGATAtcgataataatgacgcctaagaactactaaaagttgatgtttatctctaaggcttggaataaagtgatattctaaagcgataacaaccaactcggtagccgttgggcaaaaaactgttcgagttaacggagttaaggtcgagttacctaaagcaatttatcattgcgtgggaacggaccaaacaaatccgttcgatttaaccatgtgttcgagctatccgagggcgagttatctgaatttcactttatatatatataactcataccTATTATAGTATCTATATAACTTATAGCCCATTGGTTATACATATAAAGATGATAAATGTTCAAGCTGGCTGAACGGTGAAAGTTCCAGAATCCTTACCATAGACACCTGACATGGTATTCACTCCCATAACGCCCATACTCAACTCTTGCAAGCCTATGTGTGTCTTTAACTGAGGTCTGTTGCTCTCAACAAATGGACAGTTTCTTTTAGGCATTGTAAGAGGAGCTCTGCAACAGAACATCATAAACAAGGGCTAAGTGGAAAGAAAACAAGTGTTGGCCAAAGAGTGGTTGAATAACATTGCAATATGATTTTTAATCACACTTAGACGAAGCGAGGTTAAAATGATCTTTAGCTTGCTGTATGATGAAATTAACCTACTAAATAAACTGTATTATGCACAAACTGACATAAATCCTTATTGCAACAAAAGCAAAAAGTCAAAAGATATAGCCAACAAAAGAACAGGTAAAAAATAGCATCTTTACCACTAGCTCGCGAATGATTTTGCTTTTCTGTACATCTTTTCAAGACATATAAACATGATATCAACATTCTACAAATCACATTCTTATCTAATCCCCCAACTCTCACACACTCTTATCTAATCCGCCAACTCTCACACATTCTTATCTAATCCCCCAACTCTCACACATTC of the Watersipora subatra chromosome 4, tzWatSuba1.1, whole genome shotgun sequence genome contains:
- the LOC137394581 gene encoding apoptosis regulatory protein Siva-like, producing the protein MPKRNCPFVESNRPQLKTHIGLQELSMGVMGVNTMSGVYERTLKLMYQNSSRQISEKENMTISNDDTGAPSNILPGQRKLNLSGQLDGFYSKELGVSASPSQGSFLPIACSSCSHIPSVAKTCKFCECCLCEFCCRDCYSCHHTFCIDCSTIRPNSGDMDTCICLSCV